The segment GTGCTCGCGCCGCGAAGCGGAAATGTATATCGAAGGCGGCTGGGTGCGCGTGGACGGGGTGACGGTGGAGCAGCCGCAGTTCAAGGTGCTCGGCCAGCGGGTCGAGATCGACCCGAATGCGCAGCTGACACCGCCGGAACCGGCATCGATGCTGTTCCACAAGCCGGCCGGGGCAACCGTCGAAGAGGCGCGGGCCATGATCCGCGCGGAAAGCCACGCTCCCTACGACATGTCGGGCGTGCGCTTGCTGCAGCGACACTTCAACCACCTCGAATCGCCGCTGCCGCTGCCGGACATGGCCAGTGGCCTGCTGGTATTTACCCAGGACTGGCGCGTGAAGCGCCGTCTGGTCGAGGATTTCGAACGCCTTGAGCAGGAGATGGTGGTGGAAGTGGAAGGCGCGCTCTCGGCGAGCGGCTTGGCAAAGCTCAACCACGGACTCGTTTTCGACAATTACGCCTTGCCGCCGATCAAGGTCAGCTGGCAGAACGAGCGCCATCTCCGCTTTGCCTTGAAGCGCATCGCGCCGGCGACGATCGAGCGGATGTGCGAGGCGGTTGGCCTGAAGGTGCTCGGGATGAAGCGCATCCGCGTCGGCCGGATTCCCATGTCGCGCATGGAGCCGGGGCAGTGGCGCTATATGGCAACCACCGACCGCTTCTGACGCCTTAAGCCAGGTCAGCT is part of the Luteibacter pinisoli genome and harbors:
- a CDS encoding rRNA pseudouridine synthase: MTEPEPERLAKRVAALTQCSRREAEMYIEGGWVRVDGVTVEQPQFKVLGQRVEIDPNAQLTPPEPASMLFHKPAGATVEEARAMIRAESHAPYDMSGVRLLQRHFNHLESPLPLPDMASGLLVFTQDWRVKRRLVEDFERLEQEMVVEVEGALSASGLAKLNHGLVFDNYALPPIKVSWQNERHLRFALKRIAPATIERMCEAVGLKVLGMKRIRVGRIPMSRMEPGQWRYMATTDRF